From a region of the Mycoplasma miroungigenitalium genome:
- a CDS encoding lactate/malate family dehydrogenase, with the protein MKKIIVVGLGNVGFTYVNISVCRGLEAEWVFVDKSEDIALAHAKDFSDMVAIMPRNGSTFRVGSLEKDSADADIVAVCASIPADKSFADRLALAGANAKLMKSFGDTLKKTGFKGSVVVAANPCDVMAAVFHYASGLPAEKCISAGTILDSARLKKLVSHRYNVEADSITVSIIAEHGASAVPVWSTAKIGETFINDLPQFTEEVKEKLYEDSKKEAFEIFSRKGNTQFGIGTSMYEITAAILNNKRKIMTVGVKLPNDFKHPGIYFSIPVIIGENGYEYLPEKMSLTEAEWDRFNTAAKNFTKVHNDTLSQVGVTHEFK; encoded by the coding sequence ATGAAAAAAATTATCGTCGTAGGACTTGGAAATGTTGGTTTTACATACGTTAATATTTCTGTATGTAGAGGCCTAGAAGCTGAATGAGTTTTTGTTGATAAAAGCGAAGATATTGCTTTGGCACACGCAAAAGATTTTTCGGACATGGTTGCAATCATGCCAAGAAACGGTTCAACATTTAGAGTTGGTTCATTAGAAAAAGATTCTGCTGATGCAGATATTGTTGCAGTTTGTGCATCAATTCCAGCAGATAAATCATTTGCAGATCGTCTAGCATTAGCTGGAGCAAACGCAAAACTAATGAAATCATTTGGGGACACATTAAAGAAAACCGGTTTCAAAGGTTCGGTTGTTGTTGCGGCTAACCCATGTGATGTAATGGCAGCAGTATTCCACTATGCCTCAGGATTACCAGCAGAAAAATGTATTTCTGCAGGTACGATTTTAGACTCAGCAAGACTTAAAAAACTTGTTTCACACCGTTACAATGTTGAGGCTGATTCTATAACTGTTTCAATTATTGCGGAACACGGTGCATCTGCCGTTCCAGTGTGATCAACTGCTAAAATTGGTGAAACATTCATTAATGATTTACCTCAATTTACAGAAGAAGTAAAAGAAAAATTATACGAAGATTCTAAAAAAGAAGCTTTCGAAATCTTCTCACGTAAAGGTAACACACAATTCGGTATTGGTACATCAATGTACGAAATCACAGCAGCTATCTTAAATAACAAAAGAAAAATTATGACAGTTGGTGTAAAATTGCCTAATGACTTTAAACACCCAGGAATTTATTTCTCAATCCCAGTTATTATTGGAGAAAACGGTTACGAATACTTACCTGAAAAAATGTCTCTAACCGAAGCTGAATGAGATAGATTTAACACAGCAGCTAAAAACTTCACTAAGGTTCATAATGACACACTTAGCCAAGTTGGCGTAACACACGAATTTAAATAA
- a CDS encoding phosphoketolase family protein yields the protein MKNKNIDFDSKEYLAKVDAWWRAANYISVGQMYLKNNPLLKTELKAEDVKVYPIGHWGTIPGQNFIYAHLNRLINKYDLNMFYIEGPGHGGQVMVANSYLDGSYTELFPKITQDEAGMKQLFKIFSFPGGTASHAAPETPGSLHEGGELGYSLSHATGAILDNPSLIAATVVGDGEAETGPLMAGWFSNTFINPKNDGVVLPIVHLNGGKISNPTIFSRRTNEELTNLFKGFGWEPIFVEVEKVEDYHQEMANKLDYAIEKIMAIKAEADKKSADEQTRPEWPMIIFRSPKGWTGPKQFGGNQIEGSFRAHQVPIPVKAEDPTHLPELKAWLESYRPHEIFDENGKIKPEFYIAPKSNKRMAMNPATNGGIDPKDLVLGNWEDFAIKFDKPGTVISQDMANLGSYYAQLMKLNPTSFRVFGPDETKSNRLFDCLKHSKRQWLDRIDPLLDENLGPAGRIIDSQLSEHQAEGFLEGYVLTGRHGIFASYEAFLRVVDSMITQHLKWINKCKPLDWRNDLPSLNLIATSNAFQQDHNGYTHQDPGLLGHLADKNADVVREYLPADTNTLLAVSEKAFAEKNVINVIVASKQPREQFFTVAEAKELVEKGYKVIDWASNVSADQTPDLVVAASGTESTIEALAAISILNKQFPELKIRFVNVVEILKLRHPSVDSRGLTDEEFDKVFTKDKPVLFAFHGYESLLRDIFFTRHNRNLLAHGYREHGDITTSFDIRQLSQMDRFHMSISAAKAVYGDKASSFIKKMDDTLAYHTEYIREHGTDIDEVKNWKWEGIK from the coding sequence ATGAAAAATAAAAATATCGATTTTGATTCAAAAGAATATTTAGCAAAAGTTGATGCTTGATGAAGAGCGGCTAACTATATTTCTGTTGGTCAAATGTACTTAAAAAATAACCCATTATTAAAAACCGAATTAAAAGCTGAAGATGTTAAAGTTTATCCAATTGGACACTGAGGAACAATTCCAGGACAAAACTTCATTTATGCTCACCTAAATAGACTTATTAATAAATATGACTTAAATATGTTCTATATTGAGGGCCCAGGTCACGGTGGACAAGTTATGGTTGCTAACTCATACTTGGATGGTTCATACACTGAATTATTCCCTAAAATTACACAAGATGAAGCAGGAATGAAACAACTATTCAAAATATTCTCATTCCCTGGCGGTACAGCTTCTCACGCAGCACCTGAAACACCTGGATCATTACATGAAGGTGGTGAATTAGGTTACTCATTATCGCACGCTACCGGAGCTATTCTAGATAACCCTTCATTAATAGCTGCTACAGTTGTTGGTGATGGTGAAGCCGAAACTGGACCATTAATGGCTGGATGATTCTCAAACACATTTATCAACCCTAAAAATGATGGTGTTGTATTGCCAATTGTTCACTTAAACGGTGGAAAAATTTCAAACCCAACTATTTTTTCAAGAAGAACAAATGAAGAACTAACTAACTTATTTAAAGGTTTTGGTTGAGAACCGATCTTTGTTGAAGTTGAAAAAGTTGAAGACTATCATCAAGAAATGGCTAACAAATTAGATTACGCTATTGAAAAAATAATGGCTATTAAAGCAGAAGCTGACAAAAAATCTGCTGACGAACAAACAAGACCTGAATGACCTATGATTATTTTTAGATCACCAAAAGGTTGAACAGGACCAAAACAATTTGGTGGAAACCAAATCGAAGGAAGTTTTAGAGCTCACCAAGTTCCAATTCCTGTCAAAGCTGAAGATCCAACACACCTACCTGAATTAAAAGCTTGACTAGAATCATATAGACCGCATGAAATCTTTGATGAAAATGGCAAAATTAAACCAGAATTTTACATCGCTCCTAAAAGCAACAAAAGAATGGCGATGAACCCCGCAACAAACGGTGGAATCGATCCTAAAGATCTTGTTTTAGGAAACTGAGAAGATTTTGCAATTAAATTTGACAAACCAGGTACTGTAATTTCTCAAGATATGGCTAACCTTGGTAGTTACTACGCACAATTAATGAAATTAAACCCAACAAGTTTTAGAGTTTTTGGACCTGATGAAACTAAATCTAACCGTTTATTTGATTGTTTAAAACACTCAAAACGTCAATGATTAGATCGTATCGACCCATTATTGGATGAAAATTTAGGTCCTGCTGGTAGAATTATTGATTCACAGCTTTCAGAACACCAAGCAGAAGGTTTTCTAGAAGGATATGTTTTAACTGGACGTCACGGAATCTTTGCTTCTTATGAAGCATTCTTAAGAGTTGTTGACTCAATGATTACACAACACTTAAAATGAATTAACAAGTGTAAACCACTAGATTGAAGAAATGATTTACCATCATTAAACCTTATTGCTACTTCAAACGCCTTTCAACAAGACCACAACGGTTACACACATCAAGACCCAGGTTTATTAGGACACTTAGCTGACAAAAATGCTGATGTTGTTAGAGAATACTTACCAGCCGACACAAACACATTATTAGCAGTGTCTGAAAAAGCATTTGCAGAAAAAAATGTTATTAACGTTATTGTTGCTTCAAAACAACCTAGAGAACAATTCTTTACAGTTGCTGAAGCTAAAGAATTAGTTGAAAAAGGTTACAAAGTTATTGATTGAGCATCAAATGTATCAGCCGATCAAACACCTGACTTAGTTGTTGCTGCTTCAGGTACTGAATCGACAATTGAAGCATTAGCGGCAATTTCAATCTTAAATAAACAATTCCCTGAATTAAAAATTAGATTTGTTAACGTAGTTGAAATCTTAAAACTAAGACATCCATCAGTAGATTCTCGTGGTTTAACAGATGAAGAGTTTGACAAAGTATTTACAAAAGACAAACCAGTTTTATTTGCTTTCCACGGTTACGAAAGTTTATTAAGAGATATCTTCTTTACACGTCACAACAGAAATCTATTAGCTCACGGCTACCGTGAACACGGTGACATTACAACTTCGTTTGATATTCGTCAATTATCACAAATGGACAGATTCCACATGTCAATTTCTGCTGCTAAAGCAGTTTATGGCGACAAAGCAAGTTCATTCATTAAGAAAATGGACGATACATTAGCTTACCATACCGAATACATTAGAGAACACGGTACCGATATTGATGAAGTTAAAAACTGAAAATGAGAAGGTATTAAATAA
- a CDS encoding ABC-F family ATP-binding cassette domain-containing protein, with protein sequence MLEVQNLSKIFSDKKLFENVNLKFTEGNTYGIIGANGAGKSTFLKILSGEIEATSGQIIIEKNRRLSVLSQDHNAYDDLIVTEVVVMGNTDLYKIKNEKDAIYVNPDATMDDYTRAGELEEKFGELGGWTAENDAQELLSGLQIPKDKWDVPMNQLTANQKIKVLLAKALFGNPDILIMDEPTNHLDLRSIKWLENFLADYENVVIVVSHDSDFLDNICTHIVDIDFNEARIYTGNYTFWKESSQLALELMKQQNAKKEVQIEKLKQFIARFSANKSKSRQATSRKKSLEKISLDEIKPSNRKYPYINWEINREPGKDILEVEGLCYEENGKKMFQNVSFTLSRGEKMVLIGDDDIAKTRFLECILGLKKPTSGSVKWGQTIKTTYYPNDNKKYFNEDMSILEWISQWPLENTTEETRDVSDQRMRGFLGRMLFSNDSVFKKVSVTSGGEKARLMFSRMMLLEANFLILDQPLDHLDTESIDSLISGLKNYRGGAIFTTYNRALVNQVANVILEIAPDKSFIYHGTLDEYEKLMNY encoded by the coding sequence ATGTTAGAAGTACAAAATTTAAGCAAAATCTTTAGTGATAAAAAACTATTTGAAAATGTTAATTTGAAATTTACTGAGGGTAATACATATGGAATTATTGGTGCTAATGGTGCTGGAAAATCTACATTCTTAAAAATTTTATCAGGCGAAATTGAAGCAACCAGTGGACAAATAATAATTGAAAAAAACCGTAGATTAAGTGTTTTAAGCCAAGATCACAATGCATATGATGATTTAATCGTCACAGAAGTAGTTGTAATGGGGAATACGGATTTGTATAAAATAAAAAATGAAAAAGACGCAATTTATGTTAATCCTGATGCAACCATGGATGATTATACAAGAGCTGGTGAATTAGAAGAAAAATTTGGAGAATTGGGCGGATGAACAGCAGAAAATGATGCTCAAGAATTATTATCTGGACTACAAATACCTAAAGATAAATGAGATGTACCAATGAACCAATTAACTGCTAATCAAAAAATAAAAGTTTTACTTGCAAAAGCTTTATTTGGAAATCCTGATATTTTAATCATGGATGAGCCAACTAACCACTTAGATTTACGTTCAATAAAATGACTAGAAAACTTTTTAGCAGATTACGAAAATGTTGTTATTGTTGTTAGTCATGATAGCGATTTCTTAGACAATATCTGTACACACATAGTGGACATTGATTTTAACGAAGCTCGCATTTACACTGGGAACTATACATTCTGAAAAGAAAGTAGCCAGCTTGCTTTAGAACTTATGAAACAACAAAACGCTAAAAAAGAAGTCCAAATTGAAAAACTTAAACAATTTATCGCTCGTTTTAGTGCTAATAAATCTAAGTCTCGTCAAGCTACATCGCGTAAAAAATCACTTGAAAAAATATCACTTGACGAAATCAAGCCATCAAATCGTAAATACCCATATATTAATTGAGAAATAAACCGCGAACCAGGCAAGGACATCTTAGAAGTTGAAGGACTTTGCTATGAGGAAAATGGCAAGAAAATGTTCCAAAATGTATCATTCACACTGTCTCGTGGAGAAAAAATGGTATTGATTGGCGATGATGATATCGCGAAAACAAGGTTCTTAGAATGCATTTTAGGCCTAAAAAAACCTACCAGTGGTAGTGTTAAATGAGGTCAAACTATTAAAACCACTTATTACCCAAATGATAATAAGAAATACTTCAATGAAGATATGTCAATTTTAGAATGAATATCTCAATGACCACTTGAAAACACCACTGAAGAAACACGTGACGTTTCCGATCAAAGAATGCGTGGTTTTTTAGGTAGAATGCTATTCTCAAACGACTCTGTATTTAAGAAAGTTTCAGTAACTTCAGGGGGCGAAAAAGCAAGACTAATGTTTTCTAGAATGATGCTTTTAGAAGCTAACTTTTTAATTTTAGACCAACCATTAGACCACTTAGATACCGAAAGTATTGACTCTTTAATTTCAGGTTTGAAAAATTATCGTGGGGGCGCAATATTTACCACATATAACAGAGCTTTAGTTAATCAAGTTGCAAATGTTATATTAGAGATTGCCCCAGATAAAAGTTTCATTTATCATGGAACCTTAGATGAATATGAAAAATTAATGAATTATTAA
- a CDS encoding trigger factor-related chaperone, which yields MIKYNTIEKQVNLNKEKFASLKHNQLMFALANKIKSTPEVLKGRAIDEIMNREVTTLIEEVNKDKTNVLVGRPFVNILEAEEELKAEIVLVYYSGQEINKIDLNNIKFDYQPTRIDQSMLDTIFNEFKKKYPVLKEVENRPIEEGDICDVNLIAKYDGEEKDNQKNIKLQAQTTESFSINQELIGKNIGQTFTFNDPSNYNWTVTINKAFHEEIINVTEENFEPMIEENINSLEELKTEFEKNIRIEYYSNELFKYFSVCATELANSNDIEIHQFLLNDSLDRVASQEARPGGILDGLKSISELDKTNPDHLKLMDIAYKSVLSQVSSIILMQKMSNLYDLEPTQEQIQNEITFINKIDKTSRGANINPDMIASGLKRQFAALKLIQILHPDVAKLFLDNIKYN from the coding sequence ATGATTAAATACAACACAATTGAAAAGCAAGTAAACTTAAATAAAGAGAAATTTGCAAGTTTAAAACATAATCAACTTATGTTTGCCTTAGCTAATAAAATAAAATCAACGCCCGAAGTTTTAAAAGGTCGTGCAATAGACGAAATAATGAATAGAGAAGTAACAACTTTAATTGAAGAAGTCAACAAAGATAAAACAAATGTTTTGGTAGGGAGACCTTTCGTTAACATTTTGGAAGCTGAAGAAGAATTAAAAGCTGAAATAGTTTTAGTTTACTATTCAGGTCAAGAAATCAATAAAATTGACTTAAATAATATTAAATTTGATTATCAACCAACACGAATTGATCAATCAATGCTTGATACAATTTTTAATGAATTTAAGAAAAAATATCCAGTCTTAAAGGAAGTTGAAAATCGCCCAATTGAAGAGGGTGACATTTGTGACGTTAATCTAATTGCTAAATATGACGGTGAAGAAAAAGATAACCAAAAAAATATTAAATTACAAGCCCAAACAACAGAATCGTTTTCAATTAACCAGGAATTAATTGGTAAAAATATTGGTCAAACATTCACCTTTAATGATCCATCAAACTATAATTGAACAGTCACAATTAATAAAGCATTTCATGAAGAAATTATTAATGTTACAGAAGAAAACTTTGAACCAATGATTGAAGAAAACATTAACAGTTTAGAGGAATTAAAAACTGAGTTCGAAAAGAATATTAGAATAGAATATTATTCAAATGAACTATTTAAATATTTCAGTGTTTGTGCAACTGAATTAGCCAATTCTAATGATATTGAAATACATCAATTTTTGCTAAATGATTCATTGGATAGAGTCGCATCTCAAGAGGCTCGTCCAGGGGGTATTTTAGATGGTTTAAAATCAATATCTGAATTAGATAAAACAAATCCTGATCATTTAAAGTTAATGGATATTGCTTATAAATCAGTGTTAAGCCAAGTTTCTTCAATAATTTTAATGCAAAAAATGAGTAATCTTTATGACCTTGAACCAACACAAGAACAAATTCAAAATGAAATAACTTTCATTAATAAAATAGATAAAACATCTCGTGGCGCTAATATAAACCCAGACATGATTGCCAGCGGTTTAAAAAGACAGTTCGCTGCATTAAAATTAATTCAAATACTGCACCCTGATGTTGCTAAGTTATTTTTAGATAATATTAAATATAATTAA
- the rpsL gene encoding 30S ribosomal protein S12, whose product MPTTNQLVSSGRVQKVRKQNAPALNLSFNTLTKTSRKESAPFKRGVCTRVATMTPKKPNSAMRKYARVKLSNGMEVTAYIGGEGHNLQEHSVVLIRGGRVKDLPGVRYHIVRGTQDLAGVNNRKQGRSLYGTKREKSSN is encoded by the coding sequence ATGCCTACAACAAATCAATTAGTTAGTAGTGGTAGAGTGCAAAAAGTACGTAAGCAAAATGCGCCAGCATTAAACTTAAGTTTCAATACACTTACAAAAACAAGTCGTAAAGAATCTGCACCTTTTAAACGTGGTGTATGTACTCGTGTTGCAACTATGACTCCTAAAAAACCTAACTCAGCTATGCGTAAATATGCTCGTGTTAAATTATCAAATGGTATGGAAGTTACTGCCTACATTGGCGGTGAAGGACATAACCTACAAGAACACTCAGTTGTTCTAATCAGAGGTGGTAGAGTTAAAGACTTACCTGGTGTTAGATATCACATCGTTAGAGGTACACAAGACTTAGCGGGAGTAAACAACCGTAAACAAGGTAGAAGTCTATACGGAACCAAGAGAGAAAAATCAAGTAACTAA
- the rpsG gene encoding 30S ribosomal protein S7 yields MSRKHKAPVREVLADPIFNSVLVTKLINSIMLDGKKSVAQDILYSAFNIIKEKTNKEPMEVFQLAIENITPQLEIRTRRIGGTNYQVPTEVSARRKQTLSLRWLVQYSRLRNEKTMDLRLANEIIDASNKTGGAIKKREDTHKMAEANRAFAHFRW; encoded by the coding sequence ATGTCAAGAAAACACAAAGCTCCAGTTAGAGAAGTACTTGCTGACCCAATTTTTAATTCAGTTCTAGTTACTAAATTAATTAACTCAATTATGCTAGATGGTAAAAAATCCGTAGCGCAAGATATTCTATACTCAGCCTTTAACATTATTAAAGAAAAAACTAACAAAGAACCAATGGAAGTATTCCAATTGGCAATTGAAAACATTACACCTCAACTAGAAATCAGAACAAGAAGAATTGGTGGTACAAACTATCAAGTTCCAACCGAAGTTTCTGCACGTAGAAAACAAACATTATCATTAAGATGACTAGTACAATATTCACGTCTAAGAAACGAAAAAACAATGGATTTGCGTTTAGCTAACGAAATCATTGATGCATCAAACAAAACCGGTGGAGCAATCAAAAAACGTGAAGACACACACAAGATGGCTGAAGCCAACCGTGCTTTTGCTCACTTTAGATGATAA
- the fusA gene encoding elongation factor G — protein sequence MAREYKLENYRNIGIMAHIDAGKTTTTERILLHTGKIHKLGETHDGASQMDWMAQEQERGITITSAATTAFWKGTRINIIDTPGHVDFTVEVERSLRVLDGAVTVLDAQSGVEPQTETVWRQATNYKVPRIVYVNKMDKLGADFFMSVNSVKTRLNGNAVAIQVPIGAESNFKGIIDLVEMKAYIYDGAPEENPEITEIPADLLDVAKERRAMLIDALSTYDDEFMMKLLEGVEPTVEEIKSMIRKATLTSTFFPCICGTSFKNKGVKLMIQAAVDYLPSPLDVPAIKGYLGEEEVSVPATDDHDFVALAFKVMTDPFVGSLTFFRTYAGVLKKGSYVYNTTKDVKERIGRIIKMHANSREEIDECYAGDINALVGLKATTTGDTLVAEKSPKIVLERMIFPEPVISQALEPETKDAMEKLALGLQKLAAEDPTFRTYTDEETGQTIIAGMGELHLDIIVDRLKREHGVKAKVGAPQVSYRETITKDAEVEGKHIKQSGGKGQYGHVWIKFEPNKDQGFEFVDKIVGGKIPKEYIKSIQKGLEDKMASGILAGYPMIDIKATLFDGSYHDVDSSEMAYKIAASKALTKAKDQLGTVLLEPIMDVAVVIPEDYFGDVMGDLTRRRGQIVDNETRNDGAHIIRAHVPLKEMFGYATDLRSMTAGRGNYQMQFDHYEKCPKNIADQVIKTRNIQNNDED from the coding sequence ATGGCAAGAGAATATAAATTAGAAAACTACCGTAATATCGGTATTATGGCCCACATTGATGCAGGGAAAACTACTACAACCGAAAGAATTTTGCTACACACAGGTAAAATTCACAAATTAGGTGAAACCCACGACGGTGCTTCACAAATGGACTGAATGGCTCAAGAACAAGAACGTGGAATCACAATTACATCAGCTGCGACTACAGCCTTTTGAAAAGGCACAAGAATTAACATCATCGACACCCCAGGACACGTTGACTTTACTGTTGAAGTTGAACGTTCATTACGTGTACTTGATGGTGCCGTTACAGTTCTTGATGCGCAAAGTGGTGTTGAACCTCAAACAGAAACAGTTTGAAGACAAGCTACAAACTACAAAGTTCCAAGAATTGTTTACGTAAACAAAATGGATAAATTGGGTGCTGACTTCTTCATGTCAGTTAACTCAGTTAAAACAAGATTAAACGGAAATGCAGTTGCAATTCAAGTACCTATTGGTGCTGAATCAAACTTTAAAGGTATTATCGATCTTGTTGAAATGAAAGCATACATCTATGATGGTGCTCCAGAAGAAAACCCAGAAATCACTGAAATCCCAGCTGATTTACTAGACGTTGCTAAAGAAAGAAGAGCAATGCTTATTGATGCTCTTTCAACTTATGATGACGAATTTATGATGAAACTTTTAGAAGGTGTTGAACCAACAGTTGAAGAAATTAAATCAATGATTCGTAAAGCAACATTAACATCAACATTCTTCCCATGTATTTGTGGAACAAGTTTTAAAAATAAAGGTGTTAAATTAATGATTCAAGCAGCAGTGGACTACTTACCTTCACCATTAGACGTACCTGCTATTAAAGGTTACTTAGGCGAGGAAGAAGTCTCAGTACCTGCTACTGATGACCACGATTTTGTGGCACTAGCTTTCAAAGTTATGACAGACCCATTCGTTGGATCGTTAACTTTCTTCCGTACTTACGCTGGTGTATTGAAAAAAGGTTCATATGTTTACAACACAACTAAAGATGTTAAAGAACGTATTGGACGTATTATTAAAATGCACGCTAACTCACGTGAAGAAATTGACGAATGTTATGCCGGAGATATCAACGCTTTAGTTGGTCTTAAAGCAACCACAACAGGTGATACACTAGTTGCTGAAAAATCACCAAAAATTGTTCTTGAAAGAATGATTTTCCCAGAACCAGTTATTTCTCAAGCACTTGAACCTGAAACAAAAGATGCTATGGAAAAATTAGCGCTTGGTCTTCAAAAATTAGCTGCTGAAGACCCAACATTTAGAACTTACACTGACGAAGAAACAGGACAAACAATTATTGCCGGAATGGGTGAATTGCACCTTGACATTATTGTTGACCGTTTAAAACGTGAACATGGTGTTAAAGCTAAAGTTGGTGCTCCACAAGTTTCATACCGTGAAACAATTACTAAAGACGCAGAAGTAGAAGGCAAACACATTAAACAATCAGGTGGTAAAGGACAATATGGTCACGTTTGAATTAAATTCGAACCTAACAAAGACCAAGGATTTGAATTTGTTGACAAAATTGTTGGCGGTAAAATCCCTAAAGAATACATCAAGTCAATTCAAAAAGGACTTGAAGATAAAATGGCTAGCGGTATTTTAGCTGGTTACCCAATGATCGACATTAAAGCTACTTTATTTGATGGTTCATACCACGATGTCGACTCGTCTGAAATGGCTTACAAAATTGCTGCTTCTAAAGCTCTAACTAAAGCTAAAGATCAATTAGGAACAGTATTATTGGAACCGATTATGGACGTTGCTGTTGTTATTCCTGAAGATTACTTCGGTGATGTTATGGGAGACTTAACACGTCGTAGAGGACAAATCGTTGATAATGAAACACGTAATGACGGTGCTCACATTATCCGTGCTCACGTTCCTTTAAAAGAAATGTTTGGATATGCGACTGACTTGCGTAGTATGACTGCTGGTCGTGGAAACTACCAAATGCAATTCGATCACTACGAAAAATGTCCAAAAAATATTGCTGATCAAGTTATTAAAACACGTAATATTCAAAACAACGACGAAGATTAA
- a CDS encoding DNA-methyltransferase yields the protein MSDKSIDLICIDPPYGKINGMILSGQKKKVDWDENINWSIMFQQFNRVIKDGGTIVCFGQNPTYAQMILANLKDYKYELIWEKNNAAQGFHADKMPLNFTENIAIFIHNENKKHKRTFNNIATKIAVDKQEHFCRWYAQQMQQWIDLPRRQIHQKLGHRKLEFWFYFTGEHFGLLSETLYQQLIEKFNIDQWKEFVPYNQLKTIWSDEKERTKGVKLNSSLYNKTLNNILKISKENIYLHPTQKPLELIEKLILMYSKEGDIVLDCFLGSGSTGVAAIKNNRSIVGCELNKEYFEISEKRIKIKADNKNNIYVVLFFCEHVSALLLSQRIPNKKEMISKCKHT from the coding sequence TTGTCAGATAAATCCATAGACCTAATTTGCATCGACCCGCCTTATGGAAAAATTAACGGAATGATACTTTCAGGACAAAAGAAGAAGGTTGATTGAGATGAAAATATTAATTGAAGCATAATGTTTCAGCAGTTCAATCGCGTAATCAAAGACGGAGGAACAATAGTTTGTTTTGGACAAAATCCAACATACGCACAAATGATACTTGCGAATCTAAAAGATTATAAATATGAACTTATTTGAGAGAAAAATAATGCAGCACAAGGTTTTCACGCCGATAAAATGCCGTTAAATTTTACCGAAAACATTGCAATTTTTATTCATAATGAAAACAAAAAACACAAAAGAACTTTTAATAATATTGCAACAAAAATTGCAGTGGATAAACAAGAGCATTTTTGTCGTTGATATGCTCAGCAAATGCAACAATGAATTGACTTGCCCAGACGTCAAATCCATCAAAAATTAGGACACCGTAAATTAGAATTTTGATTTTATTTCACGGGAGAGCACTTCGGTTTATTAAGTGAAACCCTTTATCAGCAATTAATAGAAAAATTTAACATAGACCAGTGAAAGGAATTTGTACCTTATAATCAGCTTAAAACCATCTGGAGTGACGAAAAAGAAAGAACCAAAGGTGTAAAGCTAAATTCTAGTTTATACAATAAGACTTTAAACAATATTTTAAAAATTTCTAAAGAAAATATCTATTTACATCCGACACAGAAACCACTTGAACTAATAGAAAAATTAATTTTAATGTATTCAAAAGAAGGCGACATAGTGTTAGATTGTTTTTTAGGTTCAGGTTCCACAGGTGTTGCTGCAATTAAAAATAATCGTAGCATTGTAGGTTGTGAGTTAAACAAAGAATATTTTGAAATTTCAGAAAAAAGAATAAAAATAAAGGCGGACAACAAAAATAACATCTACGTGGTGTTATTTTTTTGTGAGCATGTATCGGCATTGTTATTAAGTCAAAGAATTCCCAATAAAAAGGAAATGATTTCAAAATGTAAACACACTTAA